The Fusobacterium necrophorum subsp. necrophorum genome has a window encoding:
- a CDS encoding aminopeptidase P family protein — translation MKNQEKIQWVQAKMKDFDIAAYIVPTADYHQSEYLGEYFKTRAFLSGFTGSAGTLVVLSEKAYLWTDGRYYVQAEKQLEGSGIQLMKQGSPGVPGYIEFLQERLSEKENIGMDMKVFVTEDILKLQNRFLCHDVGDLTKEIWKDRASLAQDKIFIHEEKYHGEASIHKIEKIREDLLQQGLDYQLIATLDDIAWIFNLRGNDIEDNPVFLSFALISQDKVILYCDKEKMSEEIEHYLEEMGATWKEYFSIFEDLSKLEGNIGMEFATTSYALYAAAKDGRAIVVNHQPKSSFLKTIKTEVELENTKKIHILDGVAVTKFMYWLKHNYSSGEITEYSAEQYLNRLRAGIEHFQELSFHTIAGFGANAAMMHYQASQENPVVLKEGSLFLVDSGGQYLEGTTDITRTFALGEVPEEQKKHFTLTLKGMIDLSKAKFMHGATGTNLDILARQHLWNIGIDYKCGTGHGVGHFLGVHDGLHGIRFQYNAQRLEENMVVTNEPGVYIAGSHGIRIENELFIKAYLETEHGKFLQFETLTFVPIDLDAILPELLSPEEKEWLNHYHKEVFTKISPFLKEEEKEWLKIYTRSI, via the coding sequence ATGAAGAATCAAGAAAAGATTCAATGGGTACAAGCTAAGATGAAAGACTTCGACATAGCGGCTTATATCGTTCCTACAGCCGATTATCATCAGAGTGAGTATCTTGGTGAGTATTTTAAAACTCGTGCATTTTTAAGTGGCTTTACAGGCTCAGCAGGGACCTTAGTTGTTTTATCTGAGAAAGCATATTTATGGACTGACGGAAGATATTATGTACAAGCGGAAAAACAATTAGAAGGAAGCGGGATTCAATTGATGAAACAGGGAAGTCCCGGAGTTCCCGGTTATATTGAATTTTTACAGGAAAGGCTTTCAGAAAAAGAAAACATAGGAATGGATATGAAAGTATTTGTGACAGAGGATATTTTAAAACTTCAAAATCGTTTTCTCTGTCATGATGTTGGAGATTTGACAAAAGAAATCTGGAAAGATAGAGCAAGCTTAGCTCAAGATAAGATTTTCATTCATGAAGAAAAATATCATGGGGAAGCAAGTATTCATAAAATTGAAAAAATACGGGAAGATTTATTACAACAGGGCTTAGACTATCAATTGATAGCCACTTTGGATGATATTGCTTGGATCTTCAATCTACGAGGAAATGACATTGAGGATAATCCTGTATTCCTATCTTTTGCTTTGATTTCTCAAGATAAAGTGATTCTATATTGTGATAAAGAAAAAATGTCGGAAGAAATTGAGCATTATTTGGAAGAAATGGGAGCAACATGGAAAGAGTACTTTAGCATTTTCGAAGATCTTTCCAAGTTAGAAGGAAACATTGGAATGGAATTTGCTACGACAAGTTATGCTCTGTATGCGGCTGCCAAAGATGGTCGTGCCATCGTCGTCAATCATCAACCGAAAAGCAGCTTTTTAAAGACAATTAAAACAGAAGTGGAATTGGAAAATACGAAAAAAATTCATATTTTAGATGGTGTGGCAGTCACGAAATTCATGTATTGGTTGAAACATAATTATTCTTCAGGAGAAATTACAGAATACAGTGCAGAACAATATTTGAATCGTTTACGAGCGGGGATAGAACATTTCCAAGAATTGAGTTTTCATACCATAGCAGGATTTGGAGCCAATGCAGCGATGATGCATTATCAAGCGAGTCAAGAGAACCCGGTTGTTCTAAAAGAGGGAAGTTTGTTTTTGGTGGATTCTGGAGGACAATATTTGGAGGGGACGACAGATATCACTAGAACCTTTGCTTTGGGAGAGGTTCCGGAGGAACAGAAAAAACACTTTACTCTTACTTTAAAAGGTATGATTGATTTAAGTAAGGCAAAATTTATGCATGGGGCGACAGGAACCAATTTAGATATTTTAGCAAGACAGCATCTGTGGAATATCGGAATTGACTATAAATGTGGAACAGGACATGGAGTTGGACATTTCTTGGGAGTTCATGACGGCTTGCATGGAATTCGTTTTCAATACAATGCACAAAGATTGGAAGAAAATATGGTCGTGACGAACGAACCGGGAGTGTACATTGCAGGAAGTCATGGAATTCGAATTGAGAATGAATTGTTTATAAAAGCTTATTTGGAAACGGAACATGGAAAGTTTTTACAATTTGAGACCTTAACCTTTGTTCCCATTGATTTAGATGCTATTTTACCGGAATTATTATCTCCGGAGGAAAAAGAATGGTTAAATCATTATCATAAAGAAGTATTCACTAAAATTTCTCCATTTTTAAAAGAAGAAGAAAAAGAATGGTTAAAAATCTATACGAGAAGTATTTAA